AAGGCTGCTCGACGCCCTCCAGACTCGCTGGGAGAAGGCCATGGCCGCCAGCAGCACAGAACCTGAACATGCCCACTGGCGCTCGGCGGCCGCGTAGGGGCAGAAGTAACCTCGCGATCAGGAGCTAGCTGGATCTCGAGAATAACAATAAGCATCCGTTGTCGAGCTGGATGCTTCCGATTTGCTGAGCACGTGAAGTGTCGCCCGAGGACATCAAGACTATGGGTCCGCGTACTGTGGATCGCGGATCGTGATTATAGTGGGATCCACACGCGATACCCACGTATAGAAAGTGAACGACATGGCGCAGAAGGTTCTGGTCGAGATGATCGACGACATCGACGGCGAGATCGCCACCCAGACCGTGCCGTTCGGTTTGGACGGTGTGTCCTACGAGATCGACCTGTCCGACGACAACGCCGCCAACCTCCGCGACGAGCTCGCGCGTTACGTCGCGGCCGGACGGCGCACCGGCGGCCGCAAGGTGCGCCTGGCCACCGGCGAGCCGGCTTCCTCCTCCAGCGGGGCCGACCGCGAGCGGGCCCGTCAGGTCCGCGAGTGGGCCAGGGAGAACGGCTACCAGGTCTCCGAGCGCGGCCGGATCTCGGCCGAGATCACCGAGGCCTTCGAAGAGGCGCAGCGCAAGCCGGTCGCTGGCAAGGCCCCGCGCAAGCGCGCCGCCCGTAAGAAGGTCGCGGCGAAGTAGCACAGGATCCTGTCCTGCACTGCGTCGGTCCCCGAGTGGCCCTTCCGTCCGAAGCGCAGCGCGTGCGCCGAGCCACTGGTGGAGTCGCGCCCGACCTCGGGAGGGAGACAGCCTGTCGGCTCAACCTCCTAGCGTCGTCCGCTGTGACCCTCGCCGGTGCTGGGCTGGCTACGCTACGTTGAGACAGAGTCCGTTACGACATCCAGGCCAGCGAGGTAGCCCATGTCACCGACCGATGCGAAGGCGCCCAGCTCCGTGCCCGTCGGGGTGGATCCGAACCGCGCGAGTATCGCGCGTGTGTACGACGCCGCCTTGGGTGGCAAAGACAACTACGAAATCGACCGCGAAGTCATCAGGCAGGTGAAGGCGGTCGCGCCGGAGATCCGGGACATGGCATGGGCCAACCGCAACTGGTTGACCAGGGCCGTGCGATGCATGGTCGGTCAGCGGATCGATCAGTACATCGACTGCGGTTCAGGGCTGCCGACCGCGGAGAACGTTCATCAGGTGGTGCAGCGAGCCAACCCGGATGCGGTCGTCGTCTACACCGACAACGACCCGGTGGTACTCGCGCACGCTAAGGCGCTCCTCGCCGACGAGAGCAAGACCTACATCGCCTCGGCCGACATCTACGAGCCGAGCCAGGTCTACGACGACCCGATCGTGCAGAATCACATCGACTTCAGCCGGCCGATCGGTCTGGTTCACAGCAGCACGATCCACCACTACCCAGGCGACGACTACGCCGACCTGATGCGACAGTACATCGACCCGCTGCCGAGCGGCTCGTGGGTCGCACTCAGTCATTTCTACGACCCCGAGCGGGCCGAACTCAGCGAGGTCGCTCGCCGCATGGAGGACATCTTCTCGCACAGCGCGATGGGGTCGGGCTGGTTCCGCACTCGCGCGGAGATCCTGTCCATGATGCCGGGGCTGGAGATCATCGCCCCGCAACCCGGCATGGACGCCACCGTCGTCCCGTGCGACCTGTGGTGGCCGGACGGCCCCCCGCCCCGCCCCCTCACGACGGAGCAGGAACTCATCGGCTGCGCCGTCGGCTACAAACCCTGACCTGCGCTCGCGTTGACGCTGACGATGGTCGCCCGCTGTCGTCCTGAGCAGGTAGAAGTGCACAAGTGCGTCGATGTGGTAGCGGCATCACGGAGAACTCGTCAACCTGAAGCGGAAGGCAATCACGCAGGAACACCCCGGTGGGAGGGAGCCGAACGCGGCTCGGTCTCAGGGCCCGGAGGGCGTGTCAGCGTCATTTAGCGATGTCGTCACGTTGTCGGGGTCTTGAACGAGCTCGTGCTGGGCGGCGGTGGCAGCGCGACGACATGTGCTCGAGCGGCTGGACCATCGAGCATGTCGGCACAGTGCTTACCCGTATCGCCGCCGAGTAACGCACTAAGGTCTCGGCGACCCGGCTGCGGCGGTTCGGACGCGAGCTGGCCGGGCATCCGCGCGATAGCGGTACGCCGACGGTCCGCCGCCGCGGCCGCGGGCGTCCGGGCCGGGCCGAGGTAGGCGGCGTCGTCGGCCGCGAGGAGGTACTGGGCGATCGGGTCGAACGTGCCGACGTGCGCGCCAAGGCGTATCCGAGCAGCCCGTGCAGGACTTCGCCTGCCTGTCGCCTGTGTGCCACGCCAGGTTCGCCTCCACGCTGGTCCTGGCGGGCAGGCGCACCTGCGTCCACGGGCCTGCTGCGTGGTGCCAGCGATAGGACCAACCTTGCAGCTCGGTGTCGTTGTAAGAACGCGTTCTGGGTAGCGGTACCTGCGCGTCAGTCTTCTACTGCCGCGAATGCGCTCTTCTGCCGATGAGCGTGACCCGGCCGGGCAGTGCGGTACCATCCGGTGTGCCCCCAGCAATTGATGTCTACGTGTGGGTCGAGCCCGGCGACGTGGACGGCTCGCTGTCGCGCTTCATTGATCGCTACGTTGACGTCGAGCAGCCGGGCGATCCACGATTCCCTGCGTTCGTTCGGACTTTTGTCTTGCGCGAACCCGCTCGTGGTGATGCTGAGGCGCTGGCGGAGCTGAGCCGGGATGGCGAAACCGAACGTGTCTTCTCCCTGTACCTACGAGCAATCGCGCATTATGGCGCCATCATCACCATTACCGAAGAAGGCGCCCTCGTACTCGGCCTCAGTCTCGACGATCCATTGAACGCGCCCGAAACGACAGACGAGGCCTCCACTCTGATGGCCGCGCTCATGACGGAGTTCGGCGCAACCGGCGGGATAGCTGGAGTGGAACTCGCGCCGCCACAATCCACATCGGAGTGGAGAGAGGAGTACGCCCTCCTGCGTACCGGTACGGGCTAGGACACGGTGGCGGCCAACGTCTACTCGTGCTGGGAGTCGGGCGGGTCAGAGATCGGTGACGGTGAAGGGCGCGTAGCCGGGCTCGATGTGGTCGACCGAGAGGTCGGAGAAGACGAGGGTGATGGTGTGGCCATTGGCTTCGATCACGGCTTCGTGAAACGGGCATCCCAGCCGGTCGGCCCACATGGCGGTCTCCGCGGTGCCGGACAGCAATTTCGCGCCTGGGTAGAGCACCTGCCATCGAGCGCCCCAGCCATAGCCGTCGAGTTCACGGCCTTGGTCGAAGTCGAGTAGCCGGTCGTCCAGCGATCGGCTCCAGATTTCCGGGGTGACCGACGAGGTCACCGATGCGCGGACGCAGTGGATGAAGCGGTAACGCAGGTGCGCCGGCGGAATTCCGGTGCGTGGATCGGCGGTGCAGTAGGCGACGATCTCGTAGTCGCGCATGTAGTCGGTGAAACCGTGGTAGATCAGCGCCTGGTCGAAGATGTCGTCGAACGCTGCGGTGATCTCGTGACCGTTCACGACGACCGACCTCGCGCTCGACCGGTTGAAGCAAGGAACCCGACGACGCGGTCGAGCACGGACCCGAACTCCTCAACGTCGTCCAGTTCGACATACTCGCTGGCCGGCTCGTCGATGTGTGGATGAATGACCATTACGTCCGCCCAGCCGCCGGCGTACAGCACGAACTCCGCCTCCCCCGCTTCCCCGTGCACCCGCGCACCCAACGACTTCGGCCGACTCACCAGGCCGCGATCCCGCAGAAGCGGTGCCGGCCACGAGACGTCATTGTCCATCCAGGTGAGCTCGGCAACCATAAGACCGCGCTCACGCCAGCCGGCGCACCGGGCGGCCACCATCTCGGCTGCCCGGTCCAGATCAAGGTTGCTGAGGTCGATACGGCGCTCCACGCCATCCACAGTAACGATGCCCAGCGCCCCCTTCTCCGTATTTCGGCCGCCCACAGCCGGTGATCAAGATCGCGAACCTCCGCTCAGGCCGTGGCCTCGAACGCCGCGCGGTCTCGTTGGTTGATCCGTTGGGGTGGCCGGACGTCGAGCAGCAATGCCGAGCCGTCTGCCTGCACAGTGGCCCCGTTTCCGGACGAACGTGACGGTGTGCGTGAGGACGGGGCCTGCGTTCAAGAAACGGTCATTCTCCAAGGCCTCGCGGGTCACTCCTGCTGTGGGACGAGCCGTCAGCGAGTTCGTCATCCGTGCGAGCCGCGCCACGTTTGGTGAGCAGCTGGGCCAATTCCTGCGCGGCGGCCTCGTCGCCGTTGTTGGCGCGGGCGGTGAGGGTCTTGACGTCGCCTCGTTTGGTGAGTAGCTGGGCCAGTGCCCGCGTGGCGGTTGTGTCGTCGTTGTTGGCGCGGGCGGTGAGGGTGGGTAGGTCGCCCTGCTTAGCGAGCGCCTGTTGGCCGGGGTCACAGGTCTCGACCAGGGCGGTCACTTCGTGCAGCTCGGGAAACTTGCCCGTCCCGCGTGCCAGCTCCGAGAGCCGCCGCTTCCCCGGCCGTCCGGGGATGTGGTCGCTGAGCTCGCCGAGGGTGTCGAACCGGGATTCGCCGATCAGCTTCCGCAGCGCGGCCACCAGCGCCGCCCGGGCAGGTTCGGGAATCCCGGCGGCAGGTCCCAGACGCGGGCTCACCAGACGGCCCGTCTGTGCCGGTCCGGAACCTGGCCAGGACGGCGCAGGTCAGTGCCTCGGCCGTCCGCGGCAGGGTGTGGGACGAGCAGGACCGGTGGCGGACTGGTGGTCAAGCGGTCCGGAGAGCGGGCCACCAACCCCGTCGCGGAGCCCTTCATGATTTCCCTCGCTGCGTCGTCGGCCAACCTCGTCAACACCATCATCGAGCAATTGGCCGGGCTGTCACCAGTCGCGTCGTACTTGGTGATCGGCTACCTGCTGGCTCGACTGCTGATCCCTGTCCTACTGATCGTGTTCGCCAGTTGTGGCGCTACACCCTCCCAGCGCATCCGTCTGGTCCGCGACTACCTCCTGCACACCTCGGCGAGAACGAGGCGGGGCAGCGGAGCGGGGCCGGCTGGTCGCTGCCCCGCTCCCGGCCGTCAGCGACGCGGTTCGTAGTCACCGACGTATGCGAGACCGAACCCCACGTCAACGACACGCCACTGCTGAAGGTGTTCGTGAACGGTCGGTGGGCCCGTCTTCTCGCCGGCCGACCCCGCCGTCGTGACGCGGAC
The genomic region above belongs to Amycolatopsis sp. YIM 10 and contains:
- a CDS encoding Lsr2 family protein, whose translation is MAQKVLVEMIDDIDGEIATQTVPFGLDGVSYEIDLSDDNAANLRDELARYVAAGRRTGGRKVRLATGEPASSSSGADRERARQVREWARENGYQVSERGRISAEITEAFEEAQRKPVAGKAPRKRAARKKVAAK
- a CDS encoding SAM-dependent methyltransferase, whose product is MSPTDAKAPSSVPVGVDPNRASIARVYDAALGGKDNYEIDREVIRQVKAVAPEIRDMAWANRNWLTRAVRCMVGQRIDQYIDCGSGLPTAENVHQVVQRANPDAVVVYTDNDPVVLAHAKALLADESKTYIASADIYEPSQVYDDPIVQNHIDFSRPIGLVHSSTIHHYPGDDYADLMRQYIDPLPSGSWVALSHFYDPERAELSEVARRMEDIFSHSAMGSGWFRTRAEILSMMPGLEIIAPQPGMDATVVPCDLWWPDGPPPRPLTTEQELIGCAVGYKP